One segment of Elusimicrobiota bacterium DNA contains the following:
- the lgt gene encoding prolipoprotein diacylglyceryl transferase — translation MHPILVWTDGGPVHGYGILVAAGYLAGILWLWSRRREVEGGDAEFWALVYTIFFCAILGAKLGYVLLDWKQFRGDPAGALRDWRSGWVFWTGFAATMAGGWVFQRVYNRSHRPRRYLPIADYFGPALALGHTLGRLGCFLEGCCHGRPTTLPWGVRFTDPAAGLDEAFRGLALHPTQLYEAAGEAAIFAFMLVKVLPGIRKGRYAYGTAFFGYILLYSVLRFVVEFFRGDDRGTFFLPWLSPSQWFSLIGLILAAYALRRNGIRERNLEGRSLYLP, via the coding sequence ATGCACCCGATCCTCGTCTGGACCGACGGCGGCCCCGTCCACGGCTACGGCATCCTCGTGGCCGCGGGCTACCTCGCCGGCATCCTCTGGCTCTGGTCGCGCAGGCGCGAGGTGGAGGGGGGGGACGCGGAGTTCTGGGCGCTCGTCTACACGATCTTCTTCTGCGCGATCCTCGGCGCGAAGCTCGGCTACGTGCTGCTGGACTGGAAGCAGTTCCGCGGCGACCCGGCGGGAGCGCTGAGGGACTGGCGTTCGGGCTGGGTGTTCTGGACCGGCTTCGCGGCCACGATGGCCGGCGGCTGGGTCTTCCAGCGCGTCTACAACCGGAGCCATCGCCCGCGGCGCTACCTGCCGATCGCCGACTACTTCGGGCCGGCGCTCGCGCTCGGCCACACGCTCGGGAGGCTCGGATGCTTCCTCGAAGGCTGCTGCCACGGCCGCCCCACGACGCTCCCCTGGGGAGTCCGCTTCACGGACCCCGCGGCGGGGCTCGACGAGGCCTTCCGCGGGCTCGCGCTGCACCCGACGCAGCTCTACGAGGCGGCCGGGGAGGCCGCGATCTTCGCCTTCATGCTGGTGAAGGTGCTGCCGGGCATCCGGAAGGGCCGCTACGCCTACGGCACGGCCTTCTTCGGCTACATCCTGCTCTACTCGGTCCTCCGCTTCGTCGTGGAGTTCTTCCGCGGAGACGACCGGGGGACGTTCTTCCTTCCGTGGCTCTCGCCGTCGCAGTGGTTCTCGCTCATTGGTTTAATTCTTGCCGCATACGCCTTGAGGCGGAACGGAATAAGAGAACGAAATCTTGAGGGAAGGAGCTTATACCTTCCGTAG
- a CDS encoding mechanosensitive ion channel domain-containing protein translates to MVKSRPSLLALCAVFLVAQAAEPVRVLAQTVRVGVPAASAATGLAPVRVALPGGGVCVQGTAAPLQILPALPALSPLPKVSVTPGLAAAPSASPSAVVPSVEAAQPAASPSGSASAFVPLGASAAARPEVRPVLEAAGALAAEVSAPGAGRADASALETRWRSFWSRSRNVAGSAAVEGSLSPLRPTLFPASSSRGARTLALAAALPAPLLAAKAKAVALLPGWALSALKAGAPYLQGGGVLLVTWAATWAASKVLNAFWKWRGFEPNSLVATRLLADVALWATGATIALKVAGMDWTTLLAGLGIGGLAVTMALKKFLGNLIHGVILLFNHPFRLREKVRIGSTDYVVRDMTFRYVVLEKEPGTHTLMDYTQLSSQPLRLYRQMETSRLREDAPAAETPAAPAPTLLRRTLRLGGGAALAGLAWFLHGALLAARPFIYALAGFAATALLARLSGAFLRRLAARRGWNPDRAGLVRTVVNAFIYLVGGAVSLALAGVSWSALLTGAGALGVAAGVAATDFLSNLLEASWILATQPFKVGDRIRVGDEEGVVSDMTLRYVVLETAQDGSPVSILLPYALIGSSTVTVLKDYVKSRSAR, encoded by the coding sequence ATGGTGAAGAGCCGTCCGTCGCTCCTCGCGCTCTGCGCGGTGTTCCTCGTCGCGCAGGCCGCCGAGCCGGTCCGCGTCCTGGCCCAGACCGTCCGGGTCGGCGTCCCCGCGGCCTCGGCCGCGACGGGCCTCGCCCCGGTCCGGGTCGCGCTCCCCGGGGGCGGCGTCTGCGTCCAGGGAACGGCCGCGCCGCTCCAGATCCTCCCGGCGCTCCCCGCCCTCTCCCCTCTCCCGAAGGTTTCCGTGACGCCGGGCCTCGCGGCCGCGCCCTCCGCGTCCCCCTCGGCCGTCGTCCCCTCCGTCGAGGCCGCGCAGCCTGCCGCTTCGCCCTCCGGTTCGGCGTCCGCGTTCGTCCCCCTCGGCGCGAGCGCGGCCGCGCGACCGGAGGTCCGGCCCGTCCTCGAGGCCGCGGGCGCCCTGGCCGCCGAAGTCTCCGCGCCCGGCGCCGGCCGCGCGGACGCCTCCGCGCTGGAGACGCGCTGGCGTTCGTTCTGGAGCAGGAGCAGGAACGTCGCGGGGTCCGCGGCCGTCGAAGGCTCCCTCTCCCCGCTGCGCCCGACGCTCTTCCCCGCGTCGTCCTCGCGCGGGGCCCGGACGCTCGCGCTGGCCGCCGCGCTCCCCGCTCCCCTGCTGGCCGCCAAGGCCAAGGCCGTCGCCCTCCTTCCCGGCTGGGCGCTCTCCGCCCTGAAGGCGGGCGCGCCGTACCTGCAGGGCGGCGGAGTCCTGCTCGTCACCTGGGCCGCGACCTGGGCCGCCTCGAAGGTCCTCAACGCGTTCTGGAAGTGGCGCGGCTTCGAGCCCAACAGCCTCGTCGCGACGCGCCTGCTCGCCGACGTGGCGCTCTGGGCGACGGGCGCGACGATCGCCCTGAAGGTCGCGGGCATGGACTGGACGACGCTGCTGGCCGGCCTCGGCATCGGCGGCCTCGCCGTCACCATGGCGCTCAAGAAGTTCCTGGGGAACCTCATCCACGGAGTCATCCTGCTCTTCAACCACCCCTTCCGCCTGCGCGAGAAGGTCCGCATCGGCAGCACCGACTACGTCGTGCGCGACATGACCTTCCGCTACGTCGTGCTCGAGAAGGAGCCGGGCACCCATACGCTGATGGACTACACGCAGCTCTCCTCCCAGCCCCTGCGGCTCTACCGTCAGATGGAGACGAGCCGTCTGCGCGAGGACGCCCCGGCCGCCGAGACCCCGGCGGCCCCCGCGCCGACCCTCCTTCGGCGGACGCTGCGGCTCGGCGGAGGCGCCGCGCTCGCCGGACTCGCCTGGTTCCTCCACGGCGCGCTCCTTGCGGCCCGGCCGTTCATCTACGCCCTCGCGGGCTTCGCGGCCACGGCGCTGCTGGCACGCCTGAGCGGGGCCTTCCTGCGCCGCCTCGCCGCGCGCCGCGGCTGGAACCCCGACCGCGCCGGCCTCGTGCGGACCGTCGTCAACGCCTTCATCTACCTCGTCGGCGGCGCGGTCTCCCTCGCCCTCGCCGGGGTCTCCTGGTCGGCGCTCCTCACCGGCGCCGGCGCCCTGGGGGTGGCCGCCGGCGTGGCCGCCACCGATTTCCTCTCCAACCTCCTCGAGGCCTCCTGGATCCTCGCCACCCAGCCCTTCAAGGTCGGCGACCGCATCCGGGTCGGCGACGAGGAAGGCGTCGTATCCGATATGACCCTCCGCTACGTCGTGCTCGAGACCGCACAGGACGGATCGCCCGTCTCGATCCTCCTCCCCTACGCACTCATCGGCTCCTCCACCGTCACGGTCCTCAAGGACTACGTGAAGTCCCGGTCGGCTCGATGA
- a CDS encoding glycosyltransferase family 4 protein produces the protein MKLLVAARSVRGLTGTETTVFEQARRFAALGWEYHVCGERLDAERLRAAGAAAHRVPRWPWGSRLKRRVFDALASRVAARGGFDLVCGHGDTFRQDVLSLHNCVHAAHEAVHGTPLPDSSGPGWMHARILRERGFRLLIANSELMRRDVVARFGVPAGLVEVVHPGHDPRRFRPGGRAELGAAARRELGVPAEAPLVGLITSGDFRKRGVPLFLEALARLDAGLRGKLRVLVLGSESRLGPYRRLAGEAGLGERILFLPPDPRVERFYHALDVYCHPALYEEFGQSVQEALACGTPVLASRRVGAAELLEGTVYGELLPERPEAVRLSSDLTRLLGDAALRSALRNTGPVAVKGNTWDSNFAKTRGLFEKVLEEKTKRNVVP, from the coding sequence GTGAAGCTCCTCGTCGCCGCGCGCAGCGTGCGAGGGCTCACCGGGACCGAGACGACGGTCTTCGAGCAGGCCCGCCGCTTCGCCGCGCTCGGCTGGGAGTACCACGTCTGCGGCGAGCGACTCGACGCGGAGCGCCTGCGCGCGGCCGGCGCGGCGGCGCACCGCGTCCCGCGCTGGCCCTGGGGCTCCCGCCTCAAGCGCCGCGTCTTCGACGCCCTCGCCTCCCGCGTCGCGGCGCGCGGGGGCTTCGACCTCGTCTGCGGGCACGGCGACACCTTCCGCCAGGACGTCCTGAGCCTGCATAACTGCGTGCACGCCGCGCACGAGGCCGTGCACGGGACCCCGCTGCCGGACTCCTCGGGCCCCGGCTGGATGCACGCGCGCATACTCCGCGAGCGTGGTTTCCGCCTCCTCATCGCCAACTCGGAGCTCATGCGCCGCGACGTCGTCGCGCGCTTCGGGGTCCCGGCGGGTCTCGTCGAGGTCGTCCATCCCGGGCACGACCCTCGCCGCTTCCGGCCCGGGGGCCGCGCGGAGCTCGGCGCCGCCGCGCGCCGAGAGCTCGGCGTCCCGGCCGAGGCCCCCCTCGTCGGGCTCATCACCTCGGGGGACTTCCGCAAGCGCGGGGTCCCACTCTTCCTCGAGGCCCTCGCGCGCCTCGACGCGGGTCTCCGCGGGAAGCTGCGCGTCCTCGTCCTGGGGAGCGAAAGCCGCCTGGGACCGTATCGGCGTCTGGCGGGGGAGGCCGGCCTGGGCGAGCGCATCCTCTTCCTCCCCCCCGACCCGCGCGTCGAGCGCTTCTACCACGCGCTCGACGTCTACTGCCACCCCGCGCTCTACGAGGAGTTCGGCCAGAGCGTCCAGGAGGCGCTCGCCTGCGGCACGCCGGTGCTCGCCAGCCGACGGGTCGGCGCCGCCGAGCTCCTGGAAGGGACGGTCTACGGAGAACTCCTGCCGGAGCGGCCCGAGGCGGTGCGCCTCTCCTCCGACCTCACGCGCCTGCTCGGCGACGCCGCCCTGCGCTCCGCCCTGCGCAATACGGGCCCGGTGGCCGTTAAAGGAAATACCTGGGACTCGAATTTTGCGAAGACGCGGGGACTTTTCGAGAAAGTGCTGGAAGAGAAGACGAAGAGAAACGTTGTTCCTTAA
- the typA gene encoding translational GTPase TypA — MKRRPDIRNVAIIAHVDHGKTTLVDSMLKLTGAFKVHEGGPTEMVLDANDLERERGITILAKCTSVRWKDVTVNIVDTPGHADFGSEVERILRMVDGVLLLVDAADGPMPQTKFVLRKALAQGLAPIVVINKMDRNGARPAAVLDEVACLFIDLGAQDHQIDFPVLYASGREGWASRHLKERGTSVEPLFESIIKHIPGPQADEGLPLQMMITMSDYSSYHGSIGIGRIHHGRLAPGQPVSLLKPDGRVVKGKITRLDGFVGLERKPVASARAGDIVALSGPEDIEVNDTISDPENPQALEPTTIDAPTLAMEFMVNDSPFAGREGKFVTSRHLKARLEKERRINVGLRVEELPGEGHFKVSGRGELHLSVLIETMRREGFEFAVSRPEVIYREVNGVLEEPTELLVLDIEALYQGAVFESLGRRGARMVNMHHEGVGRLRLEYVIAARALLGFKSELLTLTRGTGVLHHSFHGYAPKSGEVPLRANGVMIAKEPGESTGYALYNLQDRATMFIGPNVPVYPGMVVGQNSRDNDLVVNPAKQKQMSNMRSKASDEALVLTPPRLLSLEQAIEFIDVDELVEVTPKSIRLRKKILDRSQRKRAERDDEDDRRD, encoded by the coding sequence ATGAAGCGCCGCCCGGACATCCGCAACGTCGCGATCATCGCGCACGTCGACCACGGCAAGACGACGCTCGTGGACTCGATGCTCAAGCTGACCGGCGCCTTCAAGGTCCACGAGGGCGGGCCGACCGAGATGGTCCTCGACGCCAACGACCTCGAGCGCGAGCGCGGGATCACGATCCTCGCCAAGTGCACCTCGGTGCGCTGGAAGGACGTCACGGTCAACATCGTCGACACTCCCGGCCACGCCGATTTCGGCTCGGAGGTCGAGCGCATCCTGAGGATGGTCGACGGCGTGCTCCTGCTCGTCGACGCCGCCGACGGCCCGATGCCGCAGACGAAGTTCGTGCTCCGCAAGGCGCTGGCGCAGGGGCTCGCCCCTATCGTGGTCATCAACAAGATGGACCGCAACGGCGCGCGGCCCGCGGCCGTCCTCGACGAGGTCGCCTGCCTCTTCATCGACCTCGGCGCCCAGGACCATCAGATCGACTTCCCCGTCCTCTACGCCTCCGGGCGGGAAGGCTGGGCTTCGCGCCACCTCAAGGAGCGCGGGACCAGCGTCGAACCGCTCTTCGAGAGCATCATCAAGCACATCCCCGGCCCCCAGGCCGACGAAGGGCTGCCGCTGCAGATGATGATCACGATGAGCGACTACTCCAGCTATCACGGGAGCATCGGCATCGGCCGCATCCACCACGGCCGCCTCGCCCCGGGGCAGCCCGTCTCCCTCCTCAAGCCCGACGGACGCGTCGTCAAGGGCAAGATCACCCGCCTCGACGGCTTCGTCGGCCTCGAGCGCAAGCCGGTCGCTTCCGCGCGCGCCGGGGACATCGTCGCGCTCTCGGGCCCCGAGGACATCGAGGTCAACGACACGATCTCCGACCCGGAGAACCCGCAGGCCCTGGAGCCGACGACCATCGACGCTCCGACGCTCGCCATGGAGTTCATGGTCAACGACAGCCCCTTCGCGGGCCGCGAGGGGAAGTTCGTCACGAGCCGGCACCTCAAGGCGCGCCTGGAGAAGGAGCGCCGCATCAACGTCGGCCTGCGCGTCGAGGAGCTTCCGGGCGAGGGCCACTTCAAGGTCTCCGGCCGCGGGGAGCTCCATCTCTCCGTCCTCATCGAGACCATGCGCCGCGAGGGCTTCGAGTTCGCCGTCTCCCGCCCCGAGGTGATCTACCGCGAAGTGAACGGCGTCCTCGAGGAGCCGACCGAGCTCCTCGTCCTCGACATCGAGGCCCTTTACCAGGGCGCCGTCTTCGAGTCGCTGGGCCGCCGCGGCGCGCGCATGGTCAACATGCACCACGAAGGCGTCGGACGGCTGCGTCTGGAGTACGTCATCGCGGCCCGCGCCCTGCTCGGCTTCAAGTCCGAGCTGCTCACGCTCACGCGCGGCACCGGGGTGCTCCACCATTCGTTCCACGGCTACGCGCCCAAGAGCGGCGAGGTCCCGCTGCGCGCCAACGGCGTGATGATCGCCAAGGAGCCGGGCGAATCCACCGGCTACGCGCTCTACAACCTGCAGGACCGCGCGACGATGTTCATCGGGCCGAACGTCCCCGTCTATCCCGGCATGGTCGTCGGGCAGAACAGCCGCGACAACGACCTCGTCGTGAACCCCGCCAAGCAGAAGCAGATGTCGAACATGCGCTCGAAGGCCTCCGACGAGGCGCTCGTGCTGACGCCGCCGCGTCTCCTCTCGCTCGAGCAGGCCATCGAGTTCATCGACGTCGACGAGCTCGTCGAGGTCACTCCCAAGAGCATCCGTCTGCGCAAGAAGATCCTCGATCGCAGCCAGCGCAAGCGCGCCGAGCGCGACGACGAGGACGACAGGCGGGACTGA
- the asnB gene encoding asparagine synthase (glutamine-hydrolyzing) — MCGIAGLFQSGPGFDAEAARRLLERSAGAMAHRGPDAAGIRVLPEGLGLAHRRLSILDLDPRSDQPMVSADGRFSIVFNGEVYNYRALREELRAEGGSFRTESDTEVVLEAARVWGLERLLPRLAGMFAFALHDARTGRLVLARDRAGKKPLFYCVEGGRISFASELRGLLPLMLRAPAPDADGIDDYLTLKFVPSPNTLLAGVRRLPPGHLLVQEAGGEPRVERWWQPYAAAATAGGSLEERLDGLLRTAVARRLVSDVPVCLFLSGGIDSGLIASYLGETGGAGMAAYTASYPDLPGYSETDAARLSARAFGLDHREVALDSAEVLRLLRDDALVLDEPVSDWVWVPLYGLCRRARADGFKVALVGEGSDETFFGYDVMLDALTTLGRARDPRWRLLARGASALLAPLYRATPRGHQRFDLWRRIAAGEPAYLGSSVGFPPSLHPHAAGPALGARRGERAIASVAGLYRLHAEHCPRKDDDEALVSLVEFYGKMSEILLQRVDRVSMLHALEARAPFLDHELVEFAFSLGPGTRLPGGRLKGLLRDFARTRLPSEICGRRKMGFSFPFKEWLRGELGSEVGRVFSSSRLFRDGWVRADFAARLLAEHRRGLADHAPRVWMLYSLARWYDRWVP, encoded by the coding sequence GTGTGCGGCATCGCGGGCCTCTTCCAGAGCGGTCCGGGCTTCGACGCCGAGGCCGCCCGCCGACTCCTCGAACGGTCCGCCGGCGCGATGGCCCACCGCGGGCCGGACGCCGCCGGGATCCGGGTCCTGCCGGAGGGCCTCGGCCTCGCCCACCGGCGGCTCTCCATCCTCGACCTCGACCCCCGCTCCGACCAGCCCATGGTCTCGGCGGACGGACGCTTCAGCATCGTCTTCAACGGAGAGGTGTACAACTATCGGGCCCTGCGCGAGGAGCTGCGCGCCGAGGGCGGCTCCTTCCGGACCGAGAGCGACACGGAGGTCGTGCTCGAGGCGGCGCGGGTCTGGGGACTCGAGCGCCTGCTGCCCCGCCTGGCGGGGATGTTCGCCTTCGCGCTCCATGACGCCCGCACCGGACGCCTCGTCCTCGCGCGCGACCGCGCCGGCAAGAAGCCCCTCTTCTACTGCGTCGAGGGAGGGCGCATCAGCTTCGCTTCCGAGCTCCGCGGCCTGCTTCCGCTCATGCTCCGCGCCCCCGCTCCGGACGCCGACGGCATCGACGACTACCTCACGCTGAAGTTCGTCCCCTCCCCGAACACCCTCCTCGCGGGGGTGCGGCGTCTGCCGCCGGGGCACCTCCTCGTCCAGGAGGCCGGCGGCGAGCCGCGCGTCGAGCGCTGGTGGCAGCCCTACGCCGCCGCGGCGACCGCCGGCGGAAGCCTCGAGGAGCGTCTCGACGGCCTCCTGCGCACGGCCGTCGCGCGCCGCCTCGTCAGCGACGTACCCGTCTGCCTCTTCCTGAGCGGGGGCATCGACTCGGGCCTCATCGCCTCCTATCTCGGCGAGACCGGCGGGGCCGGCATGGCCGCCTACACCGCCTCCTACCCCGACCTCCCCGGCTACAGCGAGACCGACGCCGCCCGCCTCAGCGCCCGCGCCTTCGGCCTCGACCACCGCGAGGTCGCGCTCGACTCCGCCGAGGTCCTTCGCCTCCTGCGCGACGACGCCCTCGTCCTCGACGAACCCGTCTCCGACTGGGTCTGGGTGCCGCTCTACGGGCTCTGCCGGCGCGCCCGCGCCGACGGCTTCAAGGTCGCCCTCGTCGGCGAGGGCTCCGACGAGACCTTCTTCGGCTACGACGTCATGCTCGACGCGCTCACGACGCTCGGCCGCGCGCGCGACCCGCGCTGGCGCCTGCTCGCGCGCGGGGCGAGCGCGCTCCTGGCCCCCCTCTATCGAGCGACCCCGCGCGGGCATCAGCGCTTCGACCTCTGGCGCCGCATCGCCGCCGGCGAGCCGGCTTACCTGGGCTCCTCGGTGGGCTTCCCCCCGTCGCTGCACCCGCACGCGGCCGGGCCCGCGCTCGGCGCGCGGCGCGGGGAGCGGGCGATCGCGTCGGTCGCCGGGCTCTACCGCCTCCACGCGGAGCACTGCCCGCGCAAAGACGACGACGAGGCCCTGGTCTCGCTCGTGGAGTTCTACGGGAAGATGAGCGAGATCCTCCTCCAGCGCGTGGACCGGGTGAGCATGCTCCACGCCCTCGAGGCCCGCGCCCCTTTCCTCGACCATGAGCTCGTCGAGTTCGCGTTCTCGCTCGGGCCCGGAACGCGCCTGCCCGGCGGGCGCCTCAAGGGGCTCCTGCGCGACTTCGCCCGCACCCGCCTGCCCTCCGAGATCTGCGGACGGCGGAAGATGGGCTTCTCCTTCCCGTTCAAGGAGTGGCTGCGCGGGGAACTCGGGTCCGAGGTCGGCCGCGTCTTCTCCTCCTCCCGCCTCTTCCGCGACGGCTGGGTGCGGGCGGACTTCGCCGCCCGTCTTCTCGCCGAGCACCGCCGCGGCCTCGCCGACCACGCTCCGCGCGTCTGGATGCTCTATTCCCTGGCGAGGTGGTACGACCGGTGGGTCCCGTGA
- a CDS encoding YfhO family protein: protein MSPAPQEGPLRTPRERLLLAGLLLAGVALLLVVWRRLLLEGLVPVDGNALTVAYPNWAVFKSSWPWRIPLWNGARGLGAPFAADPIAMALYPPLWLLSLAPDFAGFLRGWTVFHALVAAVFSGALGWRLTRERPAAFAAAALGALNAFFTARVVFPHCTAAAAWLPAVLYAQLALSPWGVAAALALGWLGGYPPFLIQTALLALVLAATQGREGLRCLAKGAALGAALSAAQWIPFLEFLLRSSRGTLLSAEAAVQFSVPPLQLLKELLLPQWYALRPAVEGDPAMAVFYIGPVALALCALAVLRGGRLERALAACGLAGLLLSLGAHLPGYSAFAPLRFFRSPSNWLLLAAAASAPLAALGVARLPRGRWLAAALVALDLAVFALPDRVAWARPGFFTDPPPLARRLAALPGPVRLHHSRALMTLWQQGTLEREEDYLLMRDYLAPAYGTALGVHDVSDCQTLRLRSADDYRRRLDEEGPGSPLLDWAGAAAWVSVSTGAARVERAALFVRPNPGYRGRVFAQPASAARAALAAWRPGRAWARVEGAEESLVVLGESDYPGWEAYVDGEPRRIERFEGFFPGVRVGAGAHRVEFRFRSPGLIAGLALALFVLSLALVRKLRAPSV, encoded by the coding sequence ATGTCCCCCGCCCCTCAGGAAGGTCCCCTTCGAACGCCGCGCGAGCGCCTCCTGCTCGCCGGGCTTCTGCTGGCGGGCGTCGCCCTCCTGCTCGTCGTCTGGCGGCGGCTCCTGCTCGAGGGGCTCGTCCCCGTCGACGGGAACGCGCTGACGGTCGCCTATCCCAACTGGGCGGTCTTCAAGTCCTCCTGGCCCTGGAGGATCCCGCTCTGGAACGGCGCTCGCGGACTCGGCGCGCCCTTCGCCGCCGACCCGATCGCGATGGCCCTCTATCCGCCGCTCTGGCTGCTCTCCCTGGCTCCGGACTTCGCGGGCTTCCTGCGCGGCTGGACCGTCTTCCATGCGCTCGTCGCGGCCGTCTTCTCGGGCGCCCTGGGCTGGCGTCTGACGCGCGAGCGCCCCGCGGCCTTCGCCGCCGCCGCCCTCGGCGCGCTCAACGCGTTCTTCACCGCCCGGGTCGTGTTCCCCCACTGCACGGCCGCCGCGGCCTGGCTGCCGGCCGTGCTCTACGCCCAGCTCGCGCTCTCCCCGTGGGGCGTCGCCGCCGCGCTCGCCCTCGGCTGGCTCGGGGGCTACCCGCCCTTCCTCATCCAGACGGCGCTCCTCGCGCTGGTCCTGGCCGCGACGCAGGGGCGGGAGGGTCTGCGCTGCCTGGCGAAGGGAGCGGCGCTCGGCGCCGCCCTGAGCGCGGCGCAGTGGATCCCGTTCCTCGAGTTCCTCCTGCGCTCGAGCCGCGGGACGCTGCTCTCGGCGGAAGCCGCCGTGCAGTTCTCGGTCCCGCCCCTCCAGCTCCTCAAGGAGCTCCTCCTGCCGCAATGGTACGCGCTGCGCCCCGCGGTCGAGGGAGACCCGGCGATGGCGGTCTTCTACATCGGGCCCGTCGCGCTCGCCCTCTGCGCGCTCGCCGTCCTGCGCGGGGGACGGCTCGAGCGCGCGCTCGCGGCCTGCGGCCTCGCCGGGCTCCTGCTTTCGCTGGGCGCGCATCTGCCGGGCTACTCCGCCTTCGCGCCCCTGCGCTTCTTCCGCTCGCCTTCGAACTGGCTGCTGCTGGCGGCCGCGGCGAGCGCGCCGCTCGCCGCGCTCGGCGTCGCGCGTCTGCCGCGCGGCCGCTGGCTCGCCGCCGCCCTGGTCGCGCTGGACCTCGCCGTCTTCGCCCTTCCCGACCGCGTCGCGTGGGCCCGCCCCGGTTTCTTCACCGATCCTCCCCCGCTCGCGCGGCGCCTGGCCGCGCTCCCGGGCCCCGTGCGCCTCCATCACAGCCGCGCGCTGATGACCCTCTGGCAGCAGGGGACGCTGGAGCGCGAGGAAGACTACCTCCTCATGCGCGACTATCTGGCCCCCGCCTACGGCACCGCGCTGGGCGTCCACGACGTGTCGGACTGCCAGACCCTGCGCCTGCGCTCCGCCGACGACTACCGCCGGCGCCTCGACGAGGAAGGGCCCGGTTCGCCGCTGCTCGACTGGGCGGGCGCCGCCGCCTGGGTCTCCGTCTCCACCGGGGCCGCGCGCGTGGAGCGCGCGGCGCTCTTCGTGCGGCCCAACCCCGGCTACCGGGGACGGGTGTTCGCGCAGCCCGCGTCGGCCGCGCGCGCGGCGCTCGCGGCCTGGCGCCCGGGCCGCGCCTGGGCGCGCGTCGAAGGCGCCGAGGAGTCTCTCGTCGTGCTCGGGGAGTCGGACTATCCGGGGTGGGAGGCGTATGTGGACGGCGAGCCCCGGCGCATCGAGCGCTTCGAGGGCTTTTTTCCTGGGGTCCGCGTAGGGGCGGGCGCGCACCGCGTGGAGTTCCGCTTCCGCTCTCCGGGCCTCATCGCCGGGCTCGCGCTGGCCCTCTTCGTGCTCTCGCTCGCGCTGGTCCGGAAACTTCGAGCGCCCTCCGTTTGA
- a CDS encoding DUF350 domain-containing protein yields MTKLLLSIVQFALSVGLSALVVYLTYEGFKRTMPHMDAEEEIRKGNAAVAIMIGALMIGSALILQESVYPIISICTLVAAGECGCVMDFLRMAGYALGHLVLGMLLAMGCVRLALEFFERLTGDMNEDLQVRKGNTAVALMMAAVVIVLSVYMRSGASAVTKALIPQPSLGSIENP; encoded by the coding sequence ATGACCAAACTCCTGCTCAGCATCGTGCAATTCGCCCTCTCCGTCGGGCTCTCCGCCCTCGTCGTCTACCTGACCTACGAGGGCTTCAAGCGCACGATGCCGCACATGGACGCCGAGGAGGAGATCCGCAAGGGCAACGCCGCCGTCGCCATCATGATCGGCGCCCTGATGATCGGCTCCGCCCTCATCCTCCAGGAGTCGGTCTACCCCATCATCTCCATCTGCACCCTCGTCGCGGCGGGGGAATGCGGATGCGTCATGGACTTCCTCCGCATGGCCGGTTATGCGCTCGGGCACCTCGTGCTGGGAATGCTGCTCGCGATGGGCTGCGTGCGCCTGGCGCTGGAGTTCTTCGAGCGTCTGACGGGGGACATGAACGAGGACCTGCAGGTCCGCAAGGGGAACACCGCCGTCGCCCTGATGATGGCCGCGGTGGTCATCGTCCTCTCGGTCTATATGCGCTCGGGCGCGAGCGCCGTCACGAAGGCCCTCATCCCCCAGCCGAGTCTGGGCAGCATCGAAAATCCCTAG